AATATTTGGGATACGTGAAAATAGCACTGCAGAAATCATATCAAGAGTTGGACCTACAGAAATGGGATGaaagcaaaacaaaaaaaaaaaaaaaaaaaaggcggaAGGAAATAAATAACGCGGTGCGCGTTACTCACTCGAGTGTTGGTTTAAAACTTACAGCTGCCAAATTCCGCGAATCAACGGAGGCATACGGCTATAATTAATAACAAGAAAACTCTGCTTAACGTCGAGTAGCCTCTCCGTTTCGCTCTGGAGATTATCTGGCCACATTcccaaaacaaaaaaaaagaaacaaaaaataataaataaaaaaaaatgtataatttggaAATGTTTAAATCttctcgtttgaaaaaaaatatcccacTACCGACGTTCAGGATGATAAATAAACTATGCTCATGAGTCAAAGTAAAGATTTGCTAGAACTTGACGTTGCACAGCCCTCATAGATACGTTATACGATAGAGTATAGATTGACAGTAATCAGAGAAGGTATCGTCGTATCACTCCGGTTAACTGAGGTGAGACATTGGTCTCGTATTTTTTAACAACCTATTAAAAGCTAAGGAGCTCACTCTCGGATCTATAAACTAACCTGAAGCGTTATCAGATTGGCCCACTTTAACACCGGCACAGGGAAAGTAAATTTATGTATCCTGCAGTTGCCCTCAAGAAGAACCGGGGGTCCCCCCGGCACGAGTGGCCAATATCCAGGGAACCTACTTTATTATACCAAGCCGCCATGGAGTTACCTCAAGTAAACGAAACCATTTACGGCGAGGAACGAAACGCGGGGGGATGATGAAGGGGCCATAGGAGGGGTAGGGGGAGGGTGGCGCGGTCTAAATATAATCTCCCTAGATTCCAGATTATTAAACGTGGGCGTTGCCTCTCCAAAGCCAACGCGGAGGAGGGCCAGGGAAACAGGTGTAGcgtatttatattaaaaatcgcCCGTGCGTCATCCGACCTCGTGTCTAATAGATCCTGGGACAGACTCGACTCGTgaatacttttctttttctatctcAAACTAATCATACCTGCGGTCTACGAATTCCCGTCGCGATGCCCGACGTCAGCTGCGATAGCAACAAGTGATTGACACTGGTCCAACTTATGTGCTCGcccactttcggaactttggtATTTGATCATGACCACTGATGAAGCACTGAGTGGTCGGGACTCGCGAAGGTGTTGCACGGTTTACAGTTTAGaggtgtttgaaattttttgaagagGGGTTTTGACTAACGGTGAATGGCTCTATCCCGACAGGACGTCGCTGACAGACTACAGTCAGAAGAGGAAGCCAGGAACCAGCTCTTCCAGAACAAGAAGAAACTGGAACAGGAGGTGTCCGGGCTGAAGAAGGATATCGAAGACTTGGAATTGACAGTACAAAAGTCCGAGCAGGACAAGGCGACCAAGGACCACCAGATCCGCAATCTCAACGACGAGATTGCACACCAGGATGAGCTTATCAACAAGCTCAACAAGGAGAAGAAGAACCAGGGTGAGGTCAACCAGAAGACTGCTGAGGAACTCCAGGCTGCTGAAGACAAGGTCAACCACCTCAACAAGGTGAAGGCCAAGCTTGAACAGACCCTGGATGAACTCGAAGACTCTCTGGAACGCGAGAAGAAACTCCGGTAAGTCGATATTCAACTATTCTCCAACTTATAGTTAACCGAAATGCGAACTTTTCACTTTCAACGTCTACCTCGCACCTTGCAGCGGAGACGTAGAAAAGACCAAGAGGAAGGTTGAGGGAGACCTGAAACTCACCCAGGAGGCTGTTGCCGACCTTGAGAGGAACAAGAAGGAACTTGAACAGACCATCCAGCGTAAGGACAAGGAACTTTCATCCCTGACCGCCAAGCTCGAGGACGAACAGTCCCTTGTTGGCAAGCTCCAGAAACAGATCAAGGAGCTCCAGGCCCGCATTGAGGAGCTCGAAGAAGAGGTAAGTGGCGGAGTGGGACCATCAACGAATCTGAACCGACATTTTCATCCGGGGAATCAATTGTTATGTGCCTACCTGTTAACAGGTTGAAGCCGAGCGACAAGCTCGCGCCAAGGCTGAGAAGCAACGCAGCGACTTGGCCCGCGAGCTTGAAGAGCTTGGCGAACGCCTCGAGGAAGCTGGTGGTGCCACATCCGCTCAGATCGAGCTCAACAAGAAGCGCGAGGCCGAGCTGAGCAAACTCCGCAGGGACCTCGAGGAGGCCAACATCCAGCACGAGGGATCATTGGCCAACCTTCGCAAGAAGCACAATGACGCCGTAGCCGAGATGGGAGAACAGATCGACACTCTCAACAAGCTGAAGGCTAGGTGAGTGCTTTGCATCCTGATGACAGATTGGGGGGTGAGGTATTGCATTGCGTACCAAACCGCGATTTAGAGTAATATCTAATATCCGTTGGACATAGTTTTGAAGCtatgttgtaaattttgttaaaaatttctgaccAGGGCCGATAAGGGCCGTGCCGATATACACCAAGAGTTGAACAACGCTCGCGGAGCCATCGATCTAGTAGCAAGGGAGAAGGTAGACTGAAAATGTCCCCCGGTCCCTGAATACCATTTGTCTGTTTTACCCTTAATCTTACGTCGTCACTATCAGCATGGAAGCACACAATCCTGTCATCTATTGTTCGGTCGTGAATTGAATCAATGAAGCTCGACAAGTGAATAATACGATTTTCAGTTTCCACAAAAAACTTCAATGTATCGCCTTGCGCTCATTGATTGCGGTTAATCTGTTTCTAACGTTTTTCGTCGTTTCCATTCCATGTCACACAAAACAGGGCCGAGAAAGAGAAGGTGCAGTACTTCAGCGAGCTGAACGATCTTCGCGCTGGAGTCGACCATCTTACAAACGAGAAGGTAACCCCGAATGATCCGATCCTTCCGCACCGCAACTAACGCTATTTAGGGGGATCCGAACTCTGAAACTTGAGCCAATGAACAAGGGACAACGTAGGAGACATCACATTGGCTGTGAATGTTCTTTGTGACGTGACGTGATCCCCAAAATGCTTGCTTCCGCTCgtttattattacaaaacTTTTGGTGGCTGAAGTCAACTTGGCGGTGGTGATGGATTGCACACTTTTAAAATCGTACCGTTTTATGTGCAATCATTATCAACACCAGATCCAAGTTTGCTTGGCCTTCGATACCAGGTTCGCGTCTTACTAATGGCgtaaaatgattatttaaacAGGCTGCTCAGGAGAAGATCGCGAAGCAGCTTCAACACCAGCTGAACGAAACCCAGGGCAAACTTGAGGAGACCAACCGCACCTTGAACGACTTTGACGCCGCAAAGAAGAAGCTGTCGATTGAGAACAGCGACCTGCTCCGTCAACTGGAGGAGGCTGAATCCCAGGTTAGCCAGCTGTCAAAGATCAAGATCTCGCTGACTACCCAGCTCGAAGACACGAAGAGACTCGCCGACGAAGAGTCCCGCGAGCGTGCCACCCTCCTTGGCAAATTCCGCAATCTGGAACACGACCTGGACAACATCCGCGAacaggtggaggaggaggccGAAGGCAAGGCCGACATCCAGAGGCAGTTGAGCAAGGCGAACGCAGAGGCTCAGCTGTGGCGCACAAAGTACGAGTCCGAGGGTGTCGCCAGGGCCGAGGAACTCGAGGAAGCCAAGCGCAAGCTCCAGGCTCGCCTCGCCGAAGCCGAGGAGACGATCGAATCCCTCAACCAGAAGGTCATCGCCCTCGAGAAGACCAAGCAGCGTCTTGCGACCGAAGTCGAGGACCTCCAACTGGAGGTCGACCGTGCGACGGCGATCGCAAACGCCGCggagaagaagcagaaggcCTTCGACAAGATCATTGGAGAATGGAAACTCAAGGTGGACGACCTTGCCGCCGAGCTGGACGCCAGCCAAAAGGAGTGCCGCAACTACAGCACGGAACTCTTCAGGCTCAAGGGTGCCTACGAGGAGGGACAGGAACAGCTGGAGGCTGTCCGCCGCGAGAACAAGAACCTCGCCGACGAGGTCAAGGACCTCCTCGACCAGATTGGAGAGGGTGGACGCAACATCCACGAGATCGAGAAGGCAAGGAAGCGCCTGGAGGCTGAGAAGGACGAACTTCAAGCCGCCCTTGAGGAGGCTGAAGCTGCCCTTGAACaggaggagaacaaggtgCTCCGCAGCCAGCTTGAACTTAGCCAGGTCAGGCAGGAGATCGACCGCCGTATCcaggagaaggaggaagagtTCGAGAACACCAGAAAGAACCACCAGCGCGCTCTCGACTCCATGCAGGCGTCCCTCGAAGCCGAAGCCAAGGGCAAGGCTGAGGCGCTTCGCATGAAGAAGAAGCTTGAGGCTGACATCAACGAGCTTGAGATCGCCCTTGACCATGCGAACAAGGCCAACGCCGAGGCGCAGAAGAACATCAAGAGATACCAGCAGCAGTTGAAGGACGTTCAGACCGCCCTTGAAGAGGAACAGCGTGCCCGTGACGACGCCAGGGAGCTCCTTGGAATCTCGGAGCGTCGTGCAAACGCTCTGCAAAACGAACTCGAGGAGAGCCGCACCCTCCTTGAGCAGGCTGACCGCGGACGTCGCCAGGCCGAACAGGAACTTGGAGACGCCCACGAACAGTTGAACGAGCTCGGCGCACAGAACGCCTCAATTTCCGCCGCCAAGAGGAAACTCGAGAGTGAACTCCAGACCCTGCACGTGAGTAACATTCCGACCGTTTTTAGCCTTTTGTATGGTGATTATCAGCGTTAGAAATTTCACACTGTCCACGTTTACTTGTAGTCCGACCTTGACGAGCTTCTCAACGAAGCCAAGAACTCCGAGGAGAAGGCCAAGAAGGCAATGGTAGACGCGGCAAGACTCGCCGACGAACTCAGGGCCGAACAAGACCACGCTCAGACCCAAGAGAAACTACGCAAGGCACTTGAGACCCAGATCAAGGAACTCCAGGTCCGTCTTGACGAAGCCGAGGCCAACGCCCTTAAGGGAGGAAAGAAGGCGATCCAGAAACTGGAACAGCGAGTCCGCGAACTGGAGAACGAACTTGACGGAGAACAGAGGAGGCACGCCGACGCCCAGAAGAACCTGCGCAAGTCCGAGCGCCGCATCAAGGAGCTCAGCTTCCAGGTGAGTTCGATATTGACAGTTTGGATAAGTCGGTCGATCAGAAATATTCAAAAGCAAAATTCGATTGGGTTCTTTTGTTAACGCGCGTCTACTTGTTTCACGCAGGCCGACGAGGACCGCAAGAACCACGAGCGCATGCAAGACCTGGTCGACAAACTGCAGCAGAAGATCAAGACGTACAAGAGGCAGATCGAGGAGGCCGAGGAAATCGCAGCCCTCAACCTTGCCAAGTTCCGCAAGGCACAACAGGAGCTCGAAGAAGCCGAGGAAAGAGCAGACCTTGCCGAGCAGGCCATCGCCAAGTTCCGTACCAAGGGACGCGGAGGAAGCGCAGCCCGTGGTCTCAGCCCAGCGGTAAGATAAAAGTATTTACCTAGCATATCTCCTATGCCCGTTCGCGTGAAAAGGACGAAGGaagtaaaagaaattaatgaataatcgtcaacgtgataaaaaaaaaagccaaaCGAACCTTGAGTCACTTTTATGTAAAGAGATTATTCCATTCTATGCCCGAATTTAGCCCCAGAAGGGTCGCAAGTTAGCAGCCCTGGAGTAGCCAGTCGCCGCTACCCCCAGTAAGTCCGAAAATGACCCAAATGTGTGCAGCGTGATTTCGTGCCCATAatagtttagtttttttttttttttccattattatttctctctctttttctcatttcatctCTCCACTCACTGTCCCAGCAGTAAATTATTGTACAGCTATCTACATTTATCTCATCCTGATTATATACCCACTCCCACTGACGTTCGCGGTCAGATAATTGAGAAATCGTGCACATCTAAACGTGTATCGAtgcggaaaaataaatatcacctaacgagaggggaaaaaaaaacaaggaaagaAATGGAAAGCACATCACAGCGTGTAAACCCTGACCTCGTATTTGTATCTAAATCAGCTAAGTAGCCCAAAGCTCAATTAATATAGTTATATTCGTAATAATTCGCTCTCACAATATTGCACTCAAAGCAAAGGAGAATCACTCACCTATTTATGCATAATAAACAGTTTTAGCGGCGCTCAGTCATCCCTGTAAGACCCCAATACAGAAGGACAGGCTCCAGTTTGGTCATGCATCGCGACAAGCTCCCAATAATATCACTTAATCACCGTATTTAATCACTACACTGCACTATATCACAAAAACGCAAACGAAAAAGTGGATGAAAACAACTTTAGTCAGAAGAATCCGAACACTGGGAATGTCGTACAGCCGCACAGTAAACAAATACATGTTACGATAATTCAAGCCAGCCGCTATTCGTGATAACAATCGTCGCAACGGACTTGAATTTCGGCTCGGACATACCGCAGAGACGAAGACGATCCCCCAACTTCTGCACTCGTACTACGGAATTTGGTAGATCTTCTCAGCGTCACTTTATATGAATAAGCGTAGGAAGATTGTAGTAGTGCGGGTTTGGCGACATCTCGCGGCGTAAGTCAGAGTCGAGATCCGAGTCCCTGCAATTTCTAATATTCATACAGCTTAAAAACATCACGATATTGTCTACATATTCCAGATCTCTCTTTTaactgtttgttttttatttattattttacagcCACACAGACCCATGCAGCGACCCATGTTCGACGGTTCTGCGTTCCCGCCACGCTTCGACCTTCAGCCCGACGGTGAGCTGTAAGCCAAGAAAAAAACGCGAATCCCATCAAATCTTTCCCTTTCCTATACCACtgtaagaacaaaaaaaaacaaacatactaaaaaaaaataaaaaataccccACCTCTCGCCTCATCACGAAACACACCGCCGTcctatataaaatatatatctcATAATACGccaaatattcatatatatatgtaccaaAGTAACATGAAACATTCAttgagataataataataatgttaacaAGTAACTTATAACGATGATAATCGCGTCACCATAAGAAGCAAGAAGACATCACGACGATCGTTCGCGAgcttatgtatatatatatatacacatatatatatatatatacgtcaTGTCATATCATATACACGATATTACGATATgtagtaaaataattattgaaagagatacgtacacacacatatacatacatgcgaCGAGTGCAGTAACACCCACCGTGTGTAAATGAGGAAGAGGTGTTCGAACAGCAGTGTGACACCGCCGTAACGAGGATATAAgatcaaaataaataacgaaagaaagaataagattgtaaaaaaaacaagaaagaacaacaagcaaaataaataaataaataaatgaaatgaataacgaACAAGATCGAGAAcatcacaataataataatattgtatatcCTATATAaagtaatttaatttataaaacgaaatatgtatttattaaaataaataagcaaataaataaatataagaacTGAATTGAAATCACGAGCACACCTCTTCTACCCGTGTAACACATATACTAtctacctatatatatatatgtaagatGTGTAATTTATTGTGTAGCCTAGATACACGTgcattgtatatgtatatacatatcccCCAAGAACGATCAACTATTACTACGTCTTTTTGCTCAAAAGTGTGATGCATGAACGGCCGAGGCGGGgcttttcattaattttcatctcgCAAACGTATATAAGCGCATATACGATTCTCATGCATTATACACACAaaacgacaaataaaaaaaaaaaaaaaaaaaaaaaaacaattttttctaataaaatcgTACGTCAGAATAAAACACGCGTCATTTGACTATAATGAACACGTATTGtcaattatattgtattatattatataaagtgataataataattactcaaaatatacataaacaaATCTTGTGATTACTTCGGTTAAGGTCAAGACCCTTGTTCATATATAACTGATACCGTGGAACGaactacatacatatataacagCGTTACGAAAATTAATGATAACGACAAACGCTAAAATTCTGTACGATATGGAAAGATAATCGGTCGTCGCCTCGTTTATCTTGTGCTTTCTATTTTGTTTGGTTGAATGTTCTCCAGCTGCTTGAAAAAGCCCCACCACATTTTCCATATCGGCCAAGTCTCGGTGCTGACTCCGAACTCCTTGCAGGTTTGCTCAAAGGCCGGTTGACACAGGTGAAGGTAGGTATGGTCGATAGTTGGAAGAAGATGATGCAGAGTATGGGAGCCGAAATTGGTCAGAACGAGGAAAGTCGACGCCTCGATCTCCAGGCGATCGCGAACCGTGTCCACCTGGGCTAGACCAAAGTCCATATCCTTACGACGAACGTCACCGTCGTGGTAGATTTCCGGATGCTGGTGAGCCGCGTGTAGACCGGCTACCCCGAAGTGGAAACTGGCTAccacgattattttcagaTAGGTAACCAGAGCTGATGACGGTGGTGCCACCAAACACATCAGAGTCGGGATCAGCAACGGCACCGCGTCTCTCAGCTCCGGACCTCCAAACTCCCAAAATATGCTGTAGACTCTGTTTCGATGGGAAGGTGAAATGGAAGAAATATGTAATTTGAACGttgacatattttcaaataggATCGATTGGTATTTCTCATACCTTCTTATTGCATGGAGGAAATAAATGATGCAGTAAACGAGTGGGAAATAGATCCAAGAGAAGTAACGTGTTATCAATGATTTGTCCTTGCGAGGCAGAAGGTAAAATATAGGCTCGTGTATGGTGATCTCCAAGTCGATAATCGTGTTAGTGTAGAGATGGTGGCTGAGAATATGCATGATTCGCCATTCTCTGGATGACATCAGGCTCAAGTCCATGTAGTACATACGGAAGGTGTCCCTCTGGTGTAGGAAGTTGTGGCCCACTATTGCAGTCCACGTTAGAAAAATTCCTgcagagaaagaaaatgtatGGTCTTGTAGATTCTACGTGCTGAAAATAACCCCATGGCTGTAAGATTATCGGTATAACGAAAGTACCCACCACTCGCTACGATCATCAACCACGATGGGGCTATGGCAGCTTTCACGCAAAGAGCTAACGTCACGATGAAGAGAAAGTCAGCAATAAAGTTGGTACTTCGAGCTGACGTGTGAATGTCGACGTCCTTAAGCGCTTCTCTGACGCGTCCTTTGAATTTTCGGTAAAATCCATCAGGCTTAAAAGTCAACGGAGAAGATCTCGGGGTGACAGCGTCCCGGATGTAGAAGTTTGGCAAAAGTTTTTCAGCCAGCAGCGTAATGTGGTGCGCCTACAGCAGAAGGATATTGACGGTTAGTATTGAATGGTTTGGAAACATGATAGGGTTAACTTAAAAGAGACTTAAAGATTACCTCGAACGCCTCCGTGATGTCGGTTCCTTCGGTGAGCGTGAGCCATTCACTACCGCCTGGATGATTTCTTATCCATTTACTGAGATCGTAAAGTTTATCACCGATCCTCCAGAGTCCTTCGGCACCGTCATCCTTCCTCTTTCCTTCTAACCAACGTGCGCCTGTTTTCCAGCCGACGTCCCGACCGGTTGGGTACTTGAAACCACCGAAGGTGGTATCACCCCACTTTTTACCAATATTTTCGTCGACCATTTAACTGGCTCCTTTCCAATGACTGGATACTTCCAATGCAAATTGAATTGTGGCACTGATTATTCGCACTCGAACGATTTTGTACGAATCTGCTCACACTCGAATTGGTTAGACGAACCAAACTCTATCGTTGAGCATCAAGTGCGCCCTCGAGTTTAACTGGATAATTACTAAACAGCTTGAAGAATCGGTAAAAAGTATATAAAGCAGGTCTTCGGATCgcgataacaaaaaaatgcCAGTATCTCGCAAATTGGTTATGTGGAAGATATATCAAGCAAGTGTAATCAACAAGGGAGAATGGCGACGGCAAATAATTTTCGATAACTATTAAGTGCAGATGTAAATTATCGAATGTTTTCAACTGCGTGGATAAGTTACTTGTTATGATATGGTTACGATAAACTAATTTTCGTTTATGTAACCCCATCAAAGTATGTCAACCGTATCTAAGAtcaaaggtgaaaaatttgatacgcaatttttatcatctcTTAAAATAAACATAACAAAGTATAATAACAAATTGCGAAACCCTCTATCCAGTTCATACACGTAATATTTACCACtctaaatttttaacgaatcaTCTAACTGGATTAATCGGAGCCTCTCGAACTCGTAAAGCTTTCGTTTACAGAAATGTTAgtaaattttcagattttatttttgcaattattcAATAATCCTCCAATAGCGTTTACTTTAATTTCCAAAATACACAACACGCCAAGGGATACATTGAGTAACAATATTGATTAGATACAGTGGAAAaaggattttaaaaattaagaaagtATCAAGACACGGTTAAATGTTTTTCGATAATCATCGCATGTTCGGTGTATTTTTCGGTTCAACGTTTCCCAACTGCTTGAATTGGCCCTTCAAAAGCTTCCACTGAGTCCAAAGTTCCGTACTGACGCCAAACTCCTTGCAGGTTTGCTCAAAGGCTGGTTGGCATAGGTGAAGATAGGCATGATCCACGGTAGGTAGTAGATGATGCAAAGTGTGAGACCCATAGTGGGTCAGGATAAGAAATATGGAAGGCTCGATCTCGACACGGTCACGGACCGCGTCTAGCTGGGCAAGGCCCCAATCGGTATCCTCGCGACGGGCGTCCCCGTCATGATAGATGTCCGGATGATGATGTGCCGCATTCAATCCAACCAGACTAAAGTGGCAGCTGGCAATAAAGATGACCTTCGCCCAGGTGATAAAAGCGGTCAGCGGAGGTGCGACGAAGCACATCAATGTCGGGATCAGAAAGGGTACCGCGTCTCTTAGCTCGGGTTCGCCAAACTCCCAAAAGACAGAATAGATCCTGTGTGAAAAGGGATAATGAGAATAATCAGACGGGGATCCGAATTAACTTACCGATACCCACCTTTTGATcgcgtgtataaaatatgtcAGACTGTAAACGAGAGGAGAATAGAGCCATGCAAAATTCCGTGGTATCAGTCCTTTATCTTTGCGAGGTAGCAGGTGAAAGATGGGCTCAAACATTATTATCTCCAGGTCAAGGAGCGTATTTGTGTAAAGATGGTGACTTAGAGCGTGAAAGATCCGCCATTCCTTGGAGGACATTGGGCTCAAATCCATGTACCACATGCGGTAGTTGTCCCTCTGATGCATGTAATTGTGCCCCGCATTCAAAGTCCAGGTCAAGAATATTCCTACAGAAGATTAACAGAGACTTTACTTTGTCTTGGGTGAGAAAGAGGGATGAATTCGAATCCAAAATGAATTCCAAACTAATATCAAGGTAACCAATTCGTTACCGCTCGCCACGATTGTGATCCAAGATTGGGTCGCTGCAGCCGTCGTACAGAGGAGTAACGTGGTGGCGAAGAGAAAATCTGCAATAAGATTCGAGGTCTTCGTTGGCCTGTGAAAGTCGACATCCTTTAGGGCTTCCCTGGCACGTTCTTTGAATATTCGATAGAAACCATCGGGCTTGAAGGTGAAAGGACAGGACCTCGGGGCGGTCGCTTCTCGGACGTAGAACTCTGGCAGCAGACGTTCAGCAAGAAGCGTTACATGATGTGCCTGTGACAAGAATGGAATAGATGTAAAAATTGCAAGGTTTGAGAATTCAAGGAACGAACGGAATGTCTCAAGGCCAAAGAACACCTCGAATGCCTCCGTGATGTCGGTCCCCTGGGTGAGCGTTATCCACTCGGAACCGCCCGGATGGTTCCTTGCCCATCCGTCGAGGTCGTAGAGTTTATCACCGATCCGCCATAGTCCTTCGGCTCCATCGTCCAGTCGCTTTCCTTTCAGCCAGCCTGCCCCAGTCTTTAATCCGGCGCCACGTTCACTTGGGTACTTCAACCCCATGAGAGTGCTCTCCATCTTTTTTGCCGTCATTTTCGTTGCTGGTAACGTTGTACTTTGAAtactatttaaaaaatgtaccaGTGTCGAGTCTCGTTGAAAGCCAAACTGTAATGAGGGCAGCTTACAAATTCCTTCACCAAATATTTGCGCGTATTTCGTGACAAACAAGTCAGCTGACGTATACTTGACTGATTGACAATAATGGCCGAacactgaaaatttcaattctttgcGATTTATAAAGCTTCCACTACTACCAACAAAATAGTGGTGTTATTATCACTTGTATGTAGATGCAGCAATCAATAGTTGAAAGGGGAGTCAATAATTGTGACTGTGGTTTCATCAATCATTCTCAGATGATAAGTAGCTGCGTTATTAACTATTATCACGGTTCTCAGTTGTGAACAAGAAATATGTTAAAGAGTCGAAATAAATTGCTGTATATCACATGTCAAAAACTTATCGTTGAAATGACTGTCATCTgtagtttataaaaattgcaaactctGTTCTGTCCTTATTTACGACGTAGTTTCGAGAatggaaacttttttaattgaattagcACCTAGTAAATGTAATTTTACAATTCTGATGTATTCTGTATCGATCGTCTTGACTCCTGCTAAATGTAAGATAGCCTGTTCTATCATGCCGCAACCGACACGTTCCATTCAATCTCCttgcttgaaattttaatgATGTTGGTAATATGTTTGATGGGAATTGCATTACGGTTGCATAAACTGAAATAACTTCTTTGGCAAAACGTCGTGCTTGAAGATAGACGAGCATTGTAGAGGGTCTATGCCACGGGGAAATTTCATGAAACAATCTGTTTTTTATACTGGCATGAAGAAGAGTATTTAAACATCGTTGAAtagttttgttttcatttctatcAGAAATGATAATCACAGAAACTACATGTAATCAAATTTACACATACTATCATATTTTATCCTATTGTATCCGCTTCAACTTTGTTTCAAACGaacaaagataaaaattgagcaaATGGTTTTTCCCTAAACTACCAAGATATGAAGTAGAGAAATTGCATGAAACTTTCCTATTGATCGCAATTTGGATTCGTAACTCACGAATGCACGTTTCTCTAAAAGACCTGTTTACATGTCATGCGTCGTTTCGATTTTATTCTCTTAAGCATATATCAAGGTATAATATGATGAAACATAGATGATTATCTAGTATTGGGCGTCTTCTTCGGCTCGGTGTTTTGTAGCTGCATGAATTGGCCCTTGAAGAGTTTCCACTGAGTCCATAGATCGGTATTAACGCCAAACTCTTTGCAGGTTTGCTCGAAGGCAGGTTCGCAGAGGTGTAAGTAAGAATGATCGACGGTTGGTAGAAGGTGGTGGAGGGTGTGCCATCCGAGGTGGGTCAATACGAGAAAAGGGGAAGACTGGATTTCGACGCCATCCCGGACTGCGTCTATTTGAGCCAGGCCCCAGTCTAAATCCTCGCGATGGACATCTCCATCGTGATAGATGTCAGGGTGATGGTGAGCAGCGTTTACACCGATCAAGCCGAAATGAAAACTGGATATAACGATAACCTTCATCCAAGTAACCAGCGCGAGACTCGGCGGTGCCACTGAACACATCAAGGCTGGGATCAGAAACGGTGTTAAATCCCTGTAATCTAAGGTGCCCCACTCAAAAGCCAGACTGTAGATTCTGTAACGAAGAAAACGTGGTTATTCAGTCAGTATTCGAATTGATTCTGTCATATTTGTGATACTGTCGGATCAG
The Neodiprion fabricii isolate iyNeoFabr1 chromosome 5, iyNeoFabr1.1, whole genome shotgun sequence genome window above contains:
- the LOC124183046 gene encoding myosin heavy chain, muscle isoform X10, with product MPKPIKQEGEDPDPTPYLFVSLEQKRIDQTKPYDAKKACWVPDEKEGYVLGEIKATKGDVVSVSLPGGETKDFKKDQLQQVNPPKYEKAEDMSNLTYLNDASVLHNLKQRYYHKLIYTYSGLFCVAINPYKRYPVYTQRCAKLYRGKRRSEVPPHIFAISDGAYVNMLTNSENQSMLITGESGAGKTENTKKVIAYFATVGASTKKEDNPNQKKGSLEDQVVQTNPVLEAFGNAKTVRNDNSSRFGKFIRIHFGPSGKLAGADIETYLLEKARVISQQSLERSYHIFYQMMSGSVNGLKQNCLLSNNVNDYYFVSQGKTTIPGMDDGEECQLTDQAFDVLGFTQEEKDNIYKITAAVMHMGGMKFKQRGREEQAEADGTEEGERVAKLLGCDCADLYKNLLKPRIKVGNEFVTQGRNKDQVAYSVGAMSKAMFDRLFKWLVKKCNETLDTKQKRQHFIGVLDIAGFEIFDFNSFEQLCINFTNEKLQQFFNHHMFILEQEEYKREGIEWTFIDFGMDLQQTIDLIEKPMGILSILEEESMFPKATDKTFEEKLNNNHLGKSPNFLKPKPPKPGQQAAHFAIGHYAGNVPYNITGWLEKNKDPLNDSVVDQFKKSQNKLLVEIFADHPGQSGGGDAGGGKGGRGKKGGGFSTVSSSYKEQLNNLMTTLRATQPHFVRCIIPNELKQPGLIDSHLVMHQLTCNGVLEGIRICRKGFPNRMVYPDFKLRYKILCAHLIKDPCEPKKAAQMILENINLEPDQYRLGLTKVFFRAGVLGQMEELRDERLSKIVSWMQAFVRGYLTRKDYKKLQEQRLALQVVQRNLRKYLQLRTWPWWKLWQKVKPLLNATRIEDELAKWEEKATRAQEAFEREEKARKELEALNSKLLSEKTDLLRQLEGEKGSLSEFQEKSIKLAAQKVDLESQLQDVADRLQSEEEARNQLFQNKKKLEQEVSGLKKDIEDLELTVQKSEQDKATKDHQIRNLNDEIAHQDELINKLNKEKKNQGEVNQKTAEELQAAEDKVNHLNKVKAKLEQTLDELEDSLEREKKLRGDVEKTKRKVEGDLKLTQEAVADLERNKKELEQTIQRKDKELSSLTAKLEDEQSLVGKLQKQIKELQARIEELEEEVEAERQARAKAEKQRSDLARELEELGERLEEAGGATSAQIELNKKREAELSKLRRDLEEANIQHEGSLANLRKKHNDAVAEMGEQIDTLNKLKARAEKEKVQYFSELNDLRAGVDHLTNEKAAQEKIAKQLQHQLNETQGKLEETNRTLNDFDAAKKKLSIENSDLLRQLEEAESQVSQLSKIKISLTTQLEDTKRLADEESRERATLLGKFRNLEHDLDNIREQVEEEAEGKADIQRQLSKANAEAQLWRTKYESEGVARAEELEEAKRKLQARLAEAEETIESLNQKVIALEKTKQRLATEVEDLQLEVDRATAIANAAEKKQKAFDKIIGEWKLKVDDLAAELDASQKECRNYSTELFRLKGAYEEGQEQLEAVRRENKNLADEVKDLLDQIGEGGRNIHEIEKARKRLEAEKDELQAALEEAEAALEQEENKVLRSQLELSQVRQEIDRRIQEKEEEFENTRKNHQRALDSMQASLEAEAKGKAEALRMKKKLEADINELEIALDHANKANAEAQKNIKRYQQQLKDVQTALEEEQRARDDARELLGISERRANALQNELEESRTLLEQADRGRRQAEQELGDAHEQLNELGAQNASISAAKRKLESELQTLHSDLDELLNEAKNSEEKAKKAMVDAARLADELRAEQDHAQTQEKLRKALETQIKELQVRLDEAEANALKGGKKAIQKLEQRVRELENELDGEQRRHADAQKNLRKSERRIKELSFQADEDRKNHERMQDLVDKLQQKIKTYKRQIEEAEEIAALNLAKFRKAQQELEEAEERADLAEQAIAKFRTKGRGGSAARGLSPAPHRPMQRPMFDGSAFPPRFDLQPDGEL